One window of the Candidatus Jettenia sp. genome contains the following:
- a CDS encoding lipopolysaccharide biosynthesis protein → MNLNFSGSTLRDYLRIIFGHKTVIINTLVIIMISVLIGQELKTPVYQAQVKMLVSAEKQFESPYYRVLEGYQHMTQNEIVFSNPVIERAVKVLKLHERPSDYELNYCSAFKAWLIHVKDKYLVNLKPNWLANLQQKKLESKHISPEQERAYAFRMNVENLKTTITVEPIKDTNIFTIGATDFDPVAAATIANVVSRSYIIFDLEQQLAQLQLQYEKKHPIIVQLRNEIDKMTRNLAGDTLPDLEAIGPATVKVIEQAQVPLRPIGISKRITMVIALFMGLFVGVMLTFGLEYIDHTLKSPLDVETFLNVPILGSLPRKGFKDKKLIKDKRRTTPLAHFYQNLSDQVQILMKEKNVRSILITASSPSDGSTTIIANLGNFLSNKAGHKVLIIDANLKTPAMHKIFKISDSPGLIDIMEGRSTFEKAAYPVSHNLTVLSAGKAFNNSNTVVNSEASEDIVTGYANVLEGKVPLNNKKNKQISPKLTVLPATRSTFSSIAALDSYKMLDVINVVKEQYDIVLVDYANLKNVKDVYVLSSYLDGVALVVSEGKTRRHVIKALLSPLEQKKANFLGVILNNRSFAIPKLLYERL, encoded by the coding sequence ATGAATTTGAATTTTTCAGGAAGTACGTTACGAGACTATCTCAGGATTATATTTGGGCACAAGACTGTAATCATCAATACGCTGGTGATCATCATGATAAGCGTCTTAATTGGTCAGGAACTGAAGACTCCCGTTTACCAAGCTCAGGTTAAGATGTTAGTTTCGGCAGAAAAACAATTTGAGAGTCCCTATTATAGAGTTTTGGAAGGTTATCAGCATATGACTCAGAATGAGATTGTATTCTCAAATCCTGTAATTGAACGTGCTGTTAAAGTGCTTAAGCTCCACGAGCGCCCGAGTGATTATGAACTAAATTACTGTTCTGCATTTAAAGCATGGTTGATTCATGTAAAAGATAAATACCTGGTGAATTTAAAGCCCAACTGGCTGGCAAATCTCCAACAGAAGAAACTGGAATCAAAACATATTTCACCTGAACAAGAGCGGGCGTATGCCTTCCGGATGAATGTTGAAAATTTAAAAACTACGATAACCGTTGAACCAATAAAAGATACAAACATATTTACCATAGGCGCTACTGATTTTGATCCTGTAGCAGCAGCTACGATTGCCAACGTGGTAAGCCGCTCATATATTATTTTTGATCTTGAACAGCAATTGGCACAACTCCAACTGCAATATGAGAAAAAACATCCTATTATCGTACAACTGAGAAATGAAATTGATAAGATGACGAGAAATCTTGCGGGCGATACACTTCCCGATTTAGAGGCAATCGGGCCTGCAACTGTTAAGGTCATTGAGCAAGCACAGGTCCCTCTCAGACCAATAGGAATAAGTAAGCGCATTACTATGGTTATTGCGCTTTTTATGGGTTTATTTGTGGGGGTTATGCTTACATTTGGGCTTGAATATATTGATCATACCCTTAAGTCTCCACTTGATGTAGAGACATTTCTCAATGTACCGATTTTGGGTTCTCTCCCACGGAAAGGGTTTAAAGATAAAAAGTTAATTAAGGATAAAAGGCGGACAACCCCTCTTGCACATTTTTATCAAAACCTTTCTGATCAGGTACAAATATTGATGAAAGAGAAAAATGTAAGGTCTATTTTGATAACAGCCTCTTCACCTTCTGACGGCTCCACAACTATTATCGCTAATCTGGGTAATTTCTTATCCAACAAAGCAGGCCATAAAGTGCTTATCATAGATGCTAACTTAAAAACTCCAGCTATGCATAAAATATTTAAAATTTCAGATAGCCCGGGTCTCATTGACATCATGGAAGGAAGAAGTACTTTCGAAAAGGCGGCTTACCCTGTAAGTCACAATTTAACGGTTTTATCTGCCGGCAAAGCTTTCAATAATTCAAATACTGTGGTGAATTCTGAGGCGTCTGAAGATATAGTTACCGGTTATGCAAATGTACTGGAAGGAAAAGTTCCTTTAAATAATAAGAAAAATAAACAGATAAGCCCTAAATTAACGGTTTTACCTGCCACCAGATCCACATTTAGTTCAATTGCCGCCTTAGATTCCTATAAGATGCTCGATGTAATCAACGTAGTGAAAGAACAATACGATATTGTTCTCGTTGATTATGCAAACCTGAAAAATGTTAAAGATGTTTATGTCCTTTCTTCTTATTTAGACGGAGTTGCCCTTGTTGTTAGTGAAGGCAAAACCCGTCGTCATGTTATAAAAGCCTTATTATCGCCATTGGAACAAAAGAAGGCTAATTTTCTTGGTGTCATATTGAATAACCGCTCATTTGCCATCCCAAAATTGCTTTACGAAAGATTGTAG
- a CDS encoding asparagine synthetase B family protein, translated as MSGIAGIISSANREDLEVCIQTMIQLVTHKSWHKIQKSIMPGAGVATISVNDQKTISEQKGTVLTVIGEIFDQDKLRTMLLESGYRDTFRNISDILLGLYLQFGVESLCGLNGLYLISIWEDDYKRLTIINDRYGFKKLYYWLFKDRFMFASEYKSLIWHPQFNKKINEVALSDFLSVNYLLDDRTFFEDIKVFPPGSIMTYQEGQNTFHRYWDYEFHTGEAKKSKEYYIDEYALRVKEAVRKRCKENMCLPITGGFDSRTLAAMAGQYLRFPKIVTCTVGHKHCYDVRFGRSIAKSLGYSHTFIPIDHGYIETYADKGIWELEGLNCFAFWIFALCSFLEENKSESVMCGFLGDCLSGAHLFPLLWEATDSEKAVELLYDTFFNTTFKDRELAILLKPNIYRNIRGESFASVKRCFNTLRTDNILDKCTYVDLHQRQRRYISFHIDALGQFSEVLEPFTDNEFIDFVQGIPVEMKRGQMIYKKMIAQYLSKVKQVPTTITGLPIDTSQSYEAAFKLWHRFYSRVLPRFTAGKLGHNYKHYIHEAWLKNTLENFVISTLKQKEYLEDYFNIDVVNNLVADHMSGKRNAYMKICVLMTFLLWRKRFCS; from the coding sequence ATGTCTGGTATAGCCGGAATAATCTCATCAGCAAACAGAGAAGACTTGGAAGTATGTATTCAGACTATGATTCAACTTGTGACGCATAAGAGTTGGCATAAGATACAAAAATCAATCATGCCAGGCGCCGGTGTTGCTACGATCTCTGTAAATGATCAAAAAACCATTTCAGAGCAAAAGGGTACGGTGCTGACTGTGATCGGCGAGATATTTGATCAGGACAAGCTCAGAACAATGCTTTTGGAGAGCGGATACCGTGATACATTTCGTAATATAAGTGATATATTGTTGGGACTTTACCTTCAATTTGGTGTTGAGTCCTTGTGTGGCCTTAACGGGCTTTACCTGATTAGTATTTGGGAAGATGACTATAAAAGGTTGACAATCATTAATGATAGGTACGGCTTTAAAAAGCTCTATTACTGGCTTTTCAAAGACAGGTTCATGTTTGCTTCTGAGTATAAATCATTGATCTGGCATCCTCAGTTTAACAAGAAGATTAATGAGGTTGCTCTGTCTGATTTTTTATCAGTAAACTATCTCCTTGATGATCGTACTTTTTTCGAAGATATAAAGGTTTTCCCACCTGGCAGTATCATGACATATCAGGAAGGACAAAATACTTTTCATCGTTACTGGGACTATGAGTTTCATACCGGAGAGGCAAAAAAGAGTAAAGAATATTATATAGATGAGTATGCGCTAAGAGTTAAAGAAGCTGTCAGAAAAAGGTGTAAAGAGAATATGTGCCTGCCTATAACAGGTGGCTTCGATTCCAGGACACTTGCGGCTATGGCAGGGCAGTACTTGAGATTTCCAAAGATAGTTACCTGTACAGTCGGACATAAACATTGTTATGATGTTCGATTTGGTAGAAGTATTGCTAAAAGTTTGGGGTACAGCCATACCTTTATTCCCATTGATCATGGGTATATAGAAACCTATGCGGATAAAGGTATTTGGGAATTAGAGGGGTTAAATTGTTTCGCATTTTGGATTTTTGCTCTTTGCTCATTCCTGGAGGAAAATAAGAGCGAATCTGTTATGTGCGGCTTTCTCGGTGATTGTCTCTCAGGTGCGCATCTGTTTCCATTATTATGGGAAGCGACAGATTCAGAAAAGGCAGTTGAGCTATTATACGATACATTTTTTAACACGACCTTTAAAGATAGAGAACTGGCAATACTCTTAAAACCAAATATCTATAGAAATATAAGGGGAGAAAGTTTTGCTTCTGTAAAAAGATGTTTTAACACCTTACGCACAGATAATATATTGGATAAGTGTACTTATGTTGACCTTCATCAAAGACAGAGGCGGTACATTTCATTTCATATTGATGCTCTGGGGCAATTTTCTGAAGTTCTGGAACCTTTTACTGATAATGAATTCATTGATTTTGTGCAAGGTATTCCTGTGGAAATGAAGCGCGGCCAGATGATCTATAAGAAGATGATTGCGCAATATTTATCCAAAGTTAAACAAGTTCCAACAACGATAACAGGCTTACCAATAGATACCTCTCAATCTTATGAGGCAGCGTTTAAATTATGGCATCGCTTCTATAGCAGGGTACTTCCCAGGTTTACTGCCGGAAAGTTAGGACATAATTATAAGCATTATATTCATGAAGCATGGCTAAAGAACACCTTAGAGAATTTTGTAATCTCTACCTTGAAACAGAAAGAGTATTTGGAAGATTATTTTAATATTGATGTTGTAAATAATCTTGTTGCAGATCATATGTCAGGGAAAAGAAATGCTTATATGAAGATTTGCGTGTTGATGACCTTCTTGCTTTGGAGAAAACGATTTTGCTCGTAA
- a CDS encoding glycosyltransferase produces MNTLRKEDIAMFNSQLPVFPTVSIIVPVYNAEKNVDTLITSLLNLDYPKELLEIILVDNNSNDRTKEVIRRYPVKLLEETRIQSSYAARNKGIKNAKHEILAFTDSDCMVTPQWVREGVTTLISKSADLAGGRVAFIYSKQKTAAELYDSITNLHTESSIERINAATTANLLVKSFLFEHIGLFPDSVTSGGDIQWTSRATKAGFILAHAPDAIVYHPTRRLKELLKKDFRVGTGLLDVFVNTKKPLPGIVFSLAKLFFPRRLSSLRKAARERGVVDADEKIFRLWCISYVCNISRILGILSSVGSIYRKRNKIPSNLILKNNTLL; encoded by the coding sequence ATGAATACGCTACGAAAAGAAGATATTGCAATGTTCAACAGCCAGTTACCTGTTTTCCCAACAGTTTCAATCATTGTTCCTGTTTATAATGCTGAAAAAAATGTTGATACCCTTATAACGTCTTTACTTAATTTAGACTATCCAAAAGAACTACTCGAAATTATTCTTGTCGATAATAATTCAAACGACAGAACAAAAGAAGTAATAAGGAGATATCCCGTCAAATTATTGGAGGAAACGAGGATACAAAGCTCTTATGCAGCAAGGAATAAGGGGATCAAAAATGCAAAACATGAGATACTGGCTTTTACTGATTCTGACTGCATGGTTACCCCTCAATGGGTGAGAGAAGGAGTTACCACGTTAATTTCCAAATCGGCTGATTTAGCGGGAGGAAGAGTTGCATTTATCTACTCAAAACAAAAAACGGCTGCTGAATTGTACGATTCAATAACGAATCTGCATACCGAATCATCTATAGAAAGAATAAATGCTGCAACGACTGCAAATTTATTGGTAAAATCATTTTTATTTGAACATATCGGATTATTTCCCGACTCAGTTACATCCGGTGGTGATATTCAATGGACCTCCAGGGCCACAAAAGCTGGTTTTATCCTCGCTCATGCCCCCGATGCAATCGTTTATCATCCAACACGGCGCTTAAAAGAATTACTCAAAAAAGATTTTCGTGTTGGCACCGGCCTCCTTGATGTTTTTGTAAATACAAAAAAACCACTGCCAGGCATTGTCTTTTCTCTGGCAAAGTTATTTTTTCCACGGCGTTTATCATCTCTGCGAAAGGCAGCCAGAGAAAGAGGCGTAGTAGATGCGGACGAAAAAATATTCCGTCTCTGGTGTATCTCATATGTGTGCAACATCTCAAGGATTTTAGGGATATTGAGTTCAGTTGGTAGTATTTATAGAAAGAGAAATAAAATACCATCAAACCTTATATTGAAAAATAATACACTCTTATAA
- a CDS encoding O-antigen ligase family protein gives MTTTSLHTGLKIFLMFIASLITSFLGGYIFSLSIPIYFYAAIFAFLSIILTFFIQPFVAFVALLFIRPLIDPLSKYGIGQSVNLLAIFSILYILFLIIVLSNDKQKSWKPCISVYFYFYLLISVLSFINIDDFNTGVTFFFKLCSLIAIYVLAYHLVQNERDAHKIFLTVALSSIIPIGNGFLQYAMGTGVQQGMDPTLRINSTFVLSNPYAMFLCIIIFVLIYLLFFQKSTSKKFNVVLCGLLFLAAISLVLTYTRAAWFAFLIGLIIYSIKEKRLRIYLLFMGILCVALLYDQIIERFSDLYTPRKYGTNSLVFRMDLAGQLLRNAFPKHYLLGFGLGTSEYVAFKYTTYPLPPHNDFLRILIESGTIGLICFLLFFYMNFKYYFNKIRIYPARSYNVFMLVLLSVYVVASLGQNIFFFVTTTGYVFCFLGVTQKLNDMQDLHEKSPVTI, from the coding sequence ATGACAACAACTTCGCTTCATACAGGTCTTAAAATTTTTCTTATGTTCATAGCATCTTTAATTACCTCCTTTCTGGGTGGATATATTTTCTCTCTTTCTATCCCCATATATTTTTATGCGGCAATTTTTGCTTTCTTATCTATTATTCTTACTTTTTTCATACAACCATTTGTAGCTTTTGTTGCTCTCCTTTTTATCCGGCCACTCATTGATCCACTTTCTAAATATGGTATTGGTCAAAGTGTAAACTTATTGGCGATATTCAGTATTCTTTACATTTTGTTCTTAATTATCGTTTTATCGAATGATAAACAAAAATCATGGAAGCCTTGTATATCTGTCTACTTCTATTTCTATCTTTTGATCTCGGTTCTTTCTTTTATTAATATAGATGATTTTAATACCGGAGTAACCTTTTTTTTCAAGCTGTGCAGCCTTATAGCAATATATGTATTAGCGTATCACCTCGTACAAAATGAACGTGATGCACATAAGATATTTCTTACCGTTGCCTTATCTTCAATAATCCCCATTGGAAATGGTTTCTTACAGTATGCTATGGGCACTGGAGTACAGCAGGGTATGGACCCAACTCTTCGTATTAATTCAACATTTGTCCTTTCGAATCCATATGCAATGTTTTTGTGTATCATCATATTTGTACTCATCTATTTACTCTTTTTCCAGAAATCCACCTCGAAAAAGTTCAATGTAGTACTCTGTGGATTGCTTTTCCTTGCAGCAATCTCTCTTGTGCTCACCTATACCCGTGCTGCATGGTTTGCTTTTTTGATTGGATTAATTATTTACTCAATAAAAGAGAAAAGGCTGAGAATATACCTACTCTTTATGGGTATTCTCTGCGTAGCACTATTATATGATCAGATTATCGAACGTTTCTCCGATTTATATACCCCAAGAAAGTATGGAACAAACAGTTTGGTATTCAGGATGGACCTTGCAGGGCAGTTATTGAGAAACGCATTTCCTAAACATTACCTTCTGGGATTTGGTCTTGGCACGAGCGAATATGTTGCTTTCAAATATACAACGTATCCATTACCTCCGCACAACGATTTTCTCCGCATTCTCATAGAATCGGGAACCATAGGCTTGATCTGTTTTCTTCTATTCTTTTACATGAATTTTAAGTATTACTTTAATAAAATCAGAATATATCCTGCCCGTTCTTATAATGTCTTTATGCTGGTGTTATTATCAGTCTATGTCGTTGCATCACTTGGTCAAAACATATTCTTTTTTGTCACAACAACGGGATACGTCTTCTGCTTTTTAGGGGTAACTCAAAAATTAAATGATATGCAAGACCTCCATGAAAAAAGTCCTGTTACTATCTGA
- a CDS encoding glycosyltransferase family 4 protein, which produces MKKVLLLSELFVPPYDEGMKVTALNLLKGIKHHVDCIGLGPCGDENGLIQPTAISKILYSKKLRKEINRQKPDFIFYIPEASATLHSFIRYRILRFISKGAGTAMVALQNREYSSLTQRIIMFINPQTLFVPSTLMSDIFKKIGIDTHLLSAGVDIEKFTPVSPETKYALREKYQVPQDKYIVLHVGHIRASRNVKMFLSLIDQPEMQVLLVGSTSTPQEDELKRELRQAGILIIDKFVPENQELYQLADCYVFNVRERSGAMEFPISVLEAIACNLPVLTTPFGSLPENFPASDDFRYFTTPEELKNELQNMRNRISKTRERVERFSWKNVANQLLGKCRVL; this is translated from the coding sequence ATGAAAAAAGTCCTGTTACTATCTGAACTGTTTGTTCCACCCTATGATGAAGGTATGAAGGTGACAGCCTTAAACCTCCTTAAGGGGATTAAGCATCATGTGGATTGTATTGGATTAGGGCCTTGTGGGGACGAGAATGGTCTTATCCAGCCTACTGCAATAAGCAAGATTCTGTATTCAAAAAAATTACGTAAGGAGATAAACCGTCAGAAACCAGATTTCATTTTTTATATTCCCGAAGCATCAGCAACACTTCACAGTTTTATACGTTACCGGATCCTTCGCTTTATTTCAAAAGGGGCTGGAACCGCTATGGTTGCCTTACAAAACAGGGAATATTCATCTTTAACACAAAGGATTATTATGTTTATTAATCCCCAGACACTCTTTGTTCCCTCAACCCTTATGTCGGATATATTTAAAAAAATTGGAATTGATACGCACTTACTGTCCGCAGGGGTTGATATTGAAAAATTTACTCCTGTTTCTCCTGAAACAAAATATGCTTTACGGGAAAAGTATCAAGTTCCTCAAGATAAATATATTGTTTTACACGTCGGTCATATTCGCGCATCGCGGAATGTGAAGATGTTTCTCAGCCTTATCGATCAACCGGAAATGCAAGTGCTTCTCGTTGGCAGTACATCAACCCCTCAGGAAGATGAATTAAAGAGGGAATTACGCCAGGCGGGGATTCTGATTATCGATAAATTTGTACCAGAAAACCAGGAACTCTATCAACTCGCTGATTGTTACGTGTTTAACGTAAGAGAAAGAAGCGGCGCTATGGAGTTCCCTATATCTGTGCTTGAGGCAATTGCCTGTAATTTACCGGTGTTGACTACTCCATTCGGAAGTTTGCCGGAGAATTTTCCTGCTTCAGATGATTTCCGGTATTTTACTACCCCTGAAGAGCTAAAGAATGAACTGCAAAATATGCGGAATCGTATTTCAAAAACCAGAGAAAGGGTAGAAAGATTTTCCTGGAAGAACGTAGCAAATCAACTTTTGGGAAAGTGCAGGGTACTATAA
- a CDS encoding thymidylate kinase has translation MARQSLFICFIGIDGSGKSSQAQLLQKHLNASGIAAVYTWSRWEPYLLKPFIRRFKGSRTTPEAMESNIPNLQKKKRRFLRNPIVLWLWLNIALFDYYFQAKRRVFGLMNKNTIVICDRYLFDFMVDQAVNMGKKAEGLKHIFRLVLTRLFPLPDLLFILDVEPEKGYQRKQDGTRLEYLMERHELYRYYRHLPNATLIDANNSFDMVAHQITKRTMTFLKEQGIING, from the coding sequence ATGGCCAGACAATCTTTATTCATATGTTTTATCGGTATTGACGGCTCTGGTAAAAGCTCTCAGGCCCAGTTGCTGCAAAAGCATCTTAACGCATCAGGAATCGCTGCCGTGTATACCTGGAGTCGCTGGGAGCCATACCTGTTGAAACCCTTTATCAGGAGGTTTAAAGGATCACGTACTACACCTGAAGCAATGGAATCAAATATTCCAAATCTTCAAAAGAAAAAACGGAGATTTTTGCGGAATCCCATTGTCTTGTGGTTATGGTTGAATATAGCGCTATTTGACTATTATTTCCAGGCGAAGCGAAGGGTATTTGGTCTCATGAATAAAAACACCATCGTAATATGCGATCGATACCTATTCGACTTTATGGTAGATCAGGCGGTGAATATGGGTAAAAAAGCTGAAGGGTTGAAACATATTTTTCGGTTAGTTTTAACCCGATTATTCCCTTTGCCTGATTTACTCTTTATTTTAGATGTAGAGCCAGAAAAGGGGTATCAGAGAAAACAGGATGGTACAAGGCTGGAATATTTGATGGAAAGGCACGAATTGTACCGCTATTACCGGCATTTACCTAATGCTACTCTTATTGATGCCAATAACTCCTTCGATATGGTTGCACACCAGATAACAAAGCGTACGATGACTTTTTTAAAGGAGCAAGGTATTATCAATGGCTAA
- a CDS encoding alkaline phosphatase family protein, whose product MAKVMVIGIDGLDPDLIHTWQSELPSFRKIMNEGYAGKIESVFPPDSVSAWATIFTGKTPAQHGIMEHVSYLDNGSTHINISNMIGKTFWDFAGKAGKKVCVVNPFLAYPVWPVNGVMISGPVFMKGDVQSYPSNILSKEGMPDIGGITDFPNKNKLAEFIEKNKADIKRLYHFSKEHFRKDTYDLCFVTFLQLDRIQHFLWRYTDPEDCTYPGPNNYRESIKEFYQLFDEIIGWFMESLDNQTALMIISDHGHGRRCTKVLNINEILRRAGYVKSRVGRCKYLDLKYLAEKAKLETLEAVYHLNLEDLMFAITRYIPNRKALKKSTFITNNTTSLASTSVFAGTNPYGGITIHRENMKQTGMDYEAFRLEVIRLLQDFKDERTGKRPFVWLKCREDVDHGPFLDIYPDILFELEESYGVNWALHTKITRVNTTHKKISGGHRYHGFYGIFNSKSITGKGRIVDIASTILNILQTPAGEKS is encoded by the coding sequence ATGGCTAAGGTAATGGTTATTGGTATAGACGGGCTAGATCCTGATCTCATTCATACATGGCAAAGTGAACTGCCATCATTCAGAAAGATCATGAATGAGGGGTATGCCGGTAAGATAGAATCAGTCTTTCCACCCGACTCTGTCTCAGCATGGGCAACCATCTTTACCGGAAAGACCCCAGCTCAACATGGTATCATGGAACATGTCAGCTACCTTGATAATGGCAGTACTCATATCAATATCTCTAACATGATCGGCAAAACCTTCTGGGATTTTGCAGGTAAAGCGGGAAAAAAAGTTTGCGTGGTTAATCCGTTTCTTGCGTATCCTGTTTGGCCTGTCAATGGTGTCATGATTAGCGGTCCGGTGTTTATGAAAGGAGATGTTCAATCCTACCCATCAAATATCCTTTCAAAGGAAGGTATGCCGGATATTGGGGGAATTACCGATTTTCCAAATAAAAACAAGCTTGCTGAGTTTATTGAAAAAAACAAAGCGGATATTAAAAGGCTTTACCATTTCTCAAAGGAGCATTTTCGTAAGGATACTTATGATTTATGCTTTGTTACCTTTTTACAATTAGACAGAATACAACATTTTCTCTGGCGGTATACAGACCCTGAAGATTGTACATACCCCGGCCCAAATAACTATCGTGAGAGTATTAAGGAATTTTACCAATTGTTTGATGAGATAATCGGATGGTTTATGGAAAGTCTCGATAATCAAACAGCTCTCATGATAATCAGCGATCACGGACATGGAAGACGGTGTACGAAGGTATTAAATATTAACGAAATTCTCCGAAGGGCAGGGTATGTAAAATCGAGAGTAGGCCGTTGTAAATATTTGGATCTAAAGTATCTGGCAGAAAAGGCTAAGCTGGAAACATTAGAGGCAGTCTACCACCTTAATCTGGAAGATCTCATGTTTGCCATAACAAGGTATATTCCGAATCGTAAGGCGCTAAAAAAATCTACCTTTATTACGAATAATACCACAAGCCTTGCCAGTACCTCAGTCTTTGCCGGTACTAATCCCTACGGAGGTATAACAATTCATCGTGAAAATATGAAGCAAACCGGAATGGATTATGAGGCTTTCCGTCTTGAGGTTATACGCTTGTTACAAGATTTTAAGGATGAAAGAACAGGGAAACGGCCATTTGTATGGTTAAAATGCCGCGAGGATGTTGATCATGGCCCCTTTTTAGATATCTACCCGGACATACTTTTCGAGCTTGAAGAATCATATGGGGTAAACTGGGCGCTGCACACGAAAATTACCAGAGTAAATACGACACATAAGAAAATATCCGGCGGGCATAGGTACCATGGCTTTTACGGTATTTTTAACTCTAAAAGTATAACGGGAAAAGGAAGGATTGTAGATATAGCTTCTACTATTCTCAATATTTTACAGACTCCGGCAGGTGAAAAATCCTGA
- a CDS encoding glycosyltransferase family 4 protein, which yields MNILQVNKFHYLRGGSERVYFGTADILEKHGHTVKFFSMSHPENIPCETSKYFMPDVDLNTNGGNPMSQLKIAFRILYSFEAKKRISRVLDQYPADIAHLHNIHHQISPSILHELKRRKIPIVMTLHDYKMVCGSYALMADERICEDCNRGRYFSAIRKRCIKDSRTKSILAAVEMYLHHTLLDIYGAVDVFISPSLFLKNKLQEMGFKKPIIHLPNFVMNFEDVRSEPEDNGSRKEKSLVYFGRLSSEKGLSTLMKAVKILQAKDGIRIKVKIIGEGPLKDVLERDAEELNHVQFFGYMRGQSLYHEIKKSTVVVLPSEWYENNPISVLEAFALGKPVIGARIGGIPELVKNNVTGLTFESGNVDDLVEKITAMLESSDRIIHMGENARLFVERELNAEKYYQELMKIYQSVIRKSR from the coding sequence ATGAATATCCTCCAGGTTAATAAATTTCACTACTTACGCGGCGGAAGTGAAAGAGTCTACTTTGGGACAGCAGACATCTTGGAAAAACATGGGCATACCGTAAAATTTTTTTCTATGTCTCATCCGGAAAACATACCGTGTGAGACTTCAAAGTATTTTATGCCTGATGTAGATTTAAACACAAACGGTGGCAATCCTATGAGTCAGCTCAAAATAGCATTTCGTATTTTGTATTCTTTTGAGGCAAAGAAGCGCATTTCCCGCGTGTTGGATCAATATCCGGCAGATATTGCCCACTTACATAATATCCATCATCAAATTTCTCCATCGATCCTTCATGAATTGAAAAGGCGGAAGATACCTATTGTTATGACACTCCATGATTATAAGATGGTATGTGGTTCGTACGCACTCATGGCTGATGAGAGAATTTGCGAGGATTGTAACAGAGGAAGATATTTCAGTGCAATTCGCAAACGCTGCATAAAAGATTCACGCACAAAAAGTATTCTTGCTGCGGTAGAGATGTACCTACACCATACACTTCTTGATATATATGGTGCCGTAGACGTTTTTATTTCTCCAAGCCTGTTTCTTAAAAATAAGTTACAGGAAATGGGATTTAAAAAACCTATTATTCATTTGCCAAATTTTGTAATGAATTTTGAAGATGTCAGGAGTGAACCGGAAGACAACGGAAGCAGGAAAGAAAAGTCTTTAGTTTATTTTGGAAGACTTTCATCTGAAAAAGGGTTATCGACGCTCATGAAAGCAGTGAAAATTTTACAAGCAAAAGATGGAATCAGGATAAAGGTTAAAATTATAGGGGAAGGACCTCTTAAAGATGTGCTTGAAAGAGACGCTGAAGAGCTTAACCATGTTCAATTCTTTGGGTATATGAGGGGGCAATCGCTTTATCATGAAATCAAAAAAAGTACCGTTGTTGTTCTTCCCTCGGAATGGTATGAAAATAATCCCATATCGGTTTTAGAGGCATTTGCTTTGGGTAAACCGGTAATTGGAGCCAGGATTGGCGGCATACCGGAATTGGTTAAAAATAATGTTACAGGATTAACATTTGAATCCGGGAATGTTGATGACCTTGTCGAAAAGATCACGGCCATGCTGGAGAGTTCTGATAGAATTATACACATGGGAGAAAATGCAAGACTATTTGTAGAACGGGAATTGAATGCTGAAAAATATTATCAAGAACTTATGAAAATCTATCAATCAGTAATAAGAAAAAGCCGATGA